Proteins from a single region of Lelliottia sp. JS-SCA-14:
- a CDS encoding winged helix-turn-helix domain-containing protein: protein MSLPQLSLSAARHLHLAAQGLLKKPRRRPQPADILFAIQRMSLLQIDTINIVARSPYLVLFSRLGNYPAQWLDDALSQGELMEYWAHEACFLPRSDFSLVRHRMLAPEKMGWKYRQEWMQENADEIDQLIAHIQDNGPVRSADFEHPRKGTSGWWEWKPHKRHLEGLFTSGKVMVVERRNFQRVYDLTHRVMPHWDDERDLLDQATAENMMLENSARSLGIFRGQWLADYYRLRQPALKPLLESWLNNQRVLRVEVERLGEMWLHADLFPLLPQAEDDKLTASHSAVLSPFDPVVWDRKRAEQLFDFTYRLECYTPAPKRQFGYFVLPLLHKGRLVGRMDAKMHRKTGVLEIISLYLEEGVKVSATLEKGLTSALNDFALWQQARQITLARLPDGLFAGCRSGWEIDIA, encoded by the coding sequence ATGTCTCTACCGCAACTTTCGCTAAGTGCCGCACGCCATTTACACCTCGCCGCACAGGGGCTGTTGAAAAAGCCCCGCCGTCGCCCACAGCCCGCCGATATTCTCTTTGCCATCCAGCGCATGTCGCTGCTGCAAATCGACACCATTAATATCGTCGCCCGCAGCCCCTATCTGGTGCTGTTCAGTCGTCTCGGGAATTATCCCGCGCAGTGGCTGGATGACGCCCTGAGTCAGGGCGAACTCATGGAATACTGGGCGCACGAAGCCTGTTTCCTGCCGCGCAGCGATTTCAGTCTGGTGCGCCATCGCATGCTTGCGCCTGAGAAAATGGGCTGGAAGTACCGGCAAGAGTGGATGCAGGAAAATGCCGATGAGATTGACCAGCTGATCGCCCATATTCAAGACAACGGCCCGGTGCGCTCCGCCGATTTTGAACATCCGCGCAAAGGCACCAGCGGTTGGTGGGAGTGGAAACCGCATAAGCGTCATCTGGAAGGGCTGTTCACCTCCGGGAAAGTGATGGTGGTGGAGCGGCGCAATTTCCAGCGCGTCTACGATCTGACTCACCGGGTGATGCCGCACTGGGACGACGAGCGCGATCTGCTCGATCAGGCCACGGCTGAAAATATGATGCTGGAAAACAGCGCCCGCAGCCTGGGAATTTTCCGCGGCCAGTGGCTGGCGGATTACTATCGTCTGCGTCAGCCTGCGCTGAAACCGCTGCTCGAAAGCTGGCTGAACAATCAGCGCGTGTTGCGCGTGGAAGTCGAGCGGCTTGGCGAAATGTGGCTCCATGCGGATCTCTTCCCGCTGTTACCTCAGGCTGAGGACGATAAGCTGACCGCGTCACACAGCGCGGTCTTATCTCCCTTCGATCCCGTCGTCTGGGACCGCAAACGCGCCGAGCAGCTGTTTGATTTCACCTATCGTCTGGAATGCTACACCCCCGCGCCAAAGCGTCAGTTTGGCTATTTTGTCCTGCCTCTGCTGCATAAAGGCCGTCTGGTCGGGCGAATGGACGCGAAAATGCATCGCAAAACCGGCGTTCTCGAAATCATTTCGCTTTATCTGGAAGAGGGTGTGAAGGTCAGCGCAACGCTGGAGAAAGGTCTCACTTCCGCGCTCAACGATTTTGCCCTCTGGCAGCAGGCTCGTCAGATCACCCTGGCACGACTGCCGGACGGGTTGTTTGCGGGCTGTCGGAGTGGCTGGGAAATAGACATAGCCTGA
- the mukF gene encoding chromosome partition protein MukF, translating into MSEFSQTVPELVAWARKNDFSISLPVDRLSFLLAVATLNGERLDGEMSEGELVDAFRHVSDAFEQTSETINVRANNAINEMVRQRLLNRFTSEQAEGNAIYRLTPLGIGITDYYIRQREFSTLRLSMQLSIVAGELKRAADAADENGDEFHWHRNVYAPLKYSVAEIFDSIDLTQRLMDEQQQQVKDDIAQLLNKDWRAAISSCELLLSETSGTLRELQDTLEAAGDKLQANLLRIQDATLAHDDLHFVDRLVFDLQSKLDRIISWGQQSIDLWIGYDRHVHKFIRTAIDMDKNRVFAQRLRQSVQSYFDAPWALTHANADRLLDMRDEEMALRDEEVTGELPPDLEFEEFNEIREQLAAMIEEQLAVYKTRQVPLDLGLVVRDYLVQYPRARHFDIARIVVDQAVRLGVAQADFTGLPPKWQPINDYGAKVQAHVIDKY; encoded by the coding sequence ATGAGTGAATTTTCCCAGACAGTCCCCGAACTGGTTGCCTGGGCCAGGAAAAACGATTTCTCCATCTCGCTGCCGGTCGACAGACTCTCATTCCTGCTGGCGGTTGCTACGCTGAACGGCGAACGTCTGGATGGAGAAATGAGCGAGGGTGAACTGGTGGACGCGTTCCGCCATGTCAGTGATGCGTTTGAGCAAACCAGCGAAACCATTAACGTGCGTGCCAACAACGCGATCAACGAGATGGTGCGTCAACGTCTGCTGAACCGCTTTACCAGCGAGCAGGCGGAAGGAAACGCCATCTATCGTCTGACGCCTCTGGGCATCGGCATCACGGATTACTACATTCGCCAGCGCGAATTCTCCACGCTGCGTCTCTCAATGCAGCTGTCGATTGTGGCGGGCGAACTGAAACGCGCGGCCGATGCGGCGGACGAAAATGGGGATGAATTCCACTGGCATCGCAACGTCTACGCCCCGCTGAAATACTCGGTGGCCGAGATTTTCGACAGCATCGATCTGACCCAGCGTCTGATGGACGAACAGCAGCAGCAGGTGAAAGACGATATCGCGCAGCTGCTGAATAAAGACTGGCGCGCGGCGATCTCCAGCTGTGAACTTCTATTGTCAGAAACCTCTGGTACTTTGCGCGAGCTGCAGGACACGCTGGAAGCGGCGGGGGATAAACTCCAGGCGAACTTGCTGCGCATCCAGGATGCGACGCTGGCCCATGACGATCTGCATTTTGTCGACCGTCTGGTGTTTGATCTGCAAAGCAAGCTCGACCGCATTATCAGCTGGGGTCAACAGTCGATCGATCTCTGGATCGGCTATGACCGTCACGTGCATAAATTTATCCGAACAGCCATCGACATGGATAAGAACCGCGTGTTCGCCCAGCGTCTGCGCCAGTCGGTACAGAGTTATTTCGATGCGCCGTGGGCGCTGACCCACGCCAACGCCGATCGTCTGCTGGATATGCGCGACGAAGAGATGGCGCTGCGCGACGAAGAGGTTACCGGTGAACTGCCTCCGGATCTGGAGTTTGAAGAATTCAACGAAATTCGCGAGCAACTTGCGGCAATGATCGAAGAACAGCTCGCCGTCTATAAAACCAGACAAGTGCCGCTGGATCTTGGTCTCGTGGTGCGCGACTATCTGGTGCAATACCCGCGTGCGCGCCATTTTGATATCGCCCGCATTGTCGTCGACCAGGCCGTGCGCCTGGGCGTCGCGCAAGCAGATTTCACCGGACTGCCACCGAAGTGGCAGCCGATTAACGATTACGGAGCCAAGGTACAGGCGCATGTCATTGACAAATATTGA
- the cmoM gene encoding tRNA uridine 5-oxyacetic acid(34) methyltransferase CmoM, with translation MRDRNFDDIAEKFSRNIYGTTKGQLRQTILWQDLDTVLATFGDRKLRVLDAGGGEGQTAILMAQRGHHVTLCDLSSEMVERAKRAAEEKGVSDNMHFIHCAAQDIAQHLETQVDLILFHAVLEWVAEPQEMLKILWSVLTPGGALSLMFYNANGLLMRNVLVGNFGYVQQGMYKKKRRTLSPDFPRDPQQVYGWLEEMGWEITGKTGVRVFHDYLRDKQKQHDCLDALTEIETRYCRQEPFISLGRYIHVIARKPQKQG, from the coding sequence ATGCGGGATCGCAATTTTGATGACATCGCGGAAAAGTTTTCGCGGAACATTTACGGCACCACCAAGGGGCAGTTGCGTCAGACGATCCTGTGGCAGGATCTCGACACCGTACTGGCCACCTTTGGTGACCGAAAGTTGCGGGTTCTGGACGCGGGCGGCGGTGAAGGTCAGACCGCCATTTTAATGGCGCAGCGCGGCCATCACGTCACGCTTTGCGATCTCTCTTCTGAAATGGTCGAACGTGCAAAACGCGCGGCAGAAGAGAAAGGTGTGAGCGACAACATGCATTTTATACATTGCGCCGCTCAGGACATTGCGCAGCATTTGGAAACTCAGGTTGATCTGATATTGTTTCATGCTGTGCTGGAGTGGGTCGCCGAGCCGCAGGAGATGCTAAAAATCCTGTGGTCTGTGCTGACGCCCGGCGGCGCATTGTCGCTGATGTTCTACAATGCTAACGGCCTGCTGATGCGTAACGTCCTGGTGGGCAATTTCGGCTATGTACAGCAGGGCATGTATAAAAAGAAACGGCGCACGCTTTCGCCGGATTTCCCCCGCGATCCGCAGCAGGTCTACGGCTGGCTGGAAGAGATGGGCTGGGAGATCACCGGGAAAACGGGCGTCAGGGTGTTTCATGATTATCTGCGCGATAAACAAAAACAGCATGACTGTCTTGACGCGTTAACAGAAATAGAAACGCGGTATTGCCGTCAGGAACCCTTTATCAGTCTTGGGCGATACATTCACGTCATCGCGCGCAAGCCGCAGAAGCAAGGATAA
- a CDS encoding YcbJ family phosphotransferase, whose protein sequence is MEQLRAELSHLLGEKLSRVECVSEKADTSLWSLYDSNGNPMPLMARSFTSPGVARQLAWKMSMLARSGTVRMPTVYGVMTHEEHPGPDVLLIERLRGVPVEAPARTPDRWEQLKDQIVEGLLSWHRQDSRGLVGPVDSTQENLWPLWYRQRVEVLWGTLNQFNNTGLSMQDKRILFRTRECLPTMFEGFNDNCVLVHGNFTLRSMLKDARSDQLLAMVGPGIMLWAPREYELFRLGESALAESLMWHYLQRAPVSESFLWRRWLYLLWDEVAQLVNTGRFNRANFDMATKSLLPWLA, encoded by the coding sequence ATGGAACAATTGCGTGCTGAGCTGAGCCACCTGCTGGGCGAAAAACTCAGTCGGGTGGAGTGCGTGAGCGAGAAGGCGGACACTTCCCTGTGGTCGCTGTATGACAGTAACGGCAATCCCATGCCGTTAATGGCGAGAAGCTTTACCTCCCCGGGCGTCGCCAGGCAGCTGGCGTGGAAAATGTCGATGCTGGCGCGTAGCGGGACAGTGCGGATGCCGACGGTGTACGGCGTCATGACCCACGAAGAGCATCCCGGCCCGGATGTGCTGCTGATTGAGCGGCTGCGCGGTGTCCCGGTCGAAGCTCCCGCCAGAACGCCGGATCGCTGGGAACAGCTCAAAGATCAGATCGTCGAAGGGTTGTTGTCATGGCATCGCCAGGACAGCCGTGGGCTGGTAGGCCCGGTAGACAGCACCCAGGAAAACCTCTGGCCGCTCTGGTATCGCCAGCGGGTGGAAGTGCTCTGGGGAACCCTCAATCAGTTCAACAATACCGGGCTGAGCATGCAGGATAAGCGTATTTTATTCCGCACCCGCGAATGCCTGCCGACGATGTTCGAGGGTTTTAACGACAACTGTGTGTTAGTTCACGGCAATTTTACCCTGCGCAGCATGCTAAAAGATGCCCGTAGCGATCAGCTTCTGGCGATGGTCGGGCCGGGCATTATGCTGTGGGCACCGCGCGAATATGAACTCTTCCGCTTAGGCGAAAGCGCGCTGGCTGAGAGTTTGATGTGGCACTATCTGCAGCGAGCGCCAGTATCGGAATCCTTCCTCTGGCGTCGCTGGCTGTATCTCTTGTGGGATGAAGTCGCGCAGCTGGTGAATACCGGGCGTTTTAACCGCGCGAACTTTGATATGGCGACGAAATCACTCCTGCCCTGGCTCGCCTGA
- the elyC gene encoding envelope biogenesis factor ElyC: protein MLFTLKKYIGGMMLPLPLLLMFIALGLLLVWFTRFQRSGKIVITTGWLALLLLSLQPVADGLLRPIEDKYPTWQGNQKVEYIVVLGGGYTWDEKWAPSSNLINNSLPRLNEGIRLWLANPGSKMIFTGAAAQTNPISTAEAGARVAESLGVPRSAIITLDSPKDTEEEAAAVKQAIGDAPFLLVTSASHLPRAMIFFEHAGLHPLPAPANQLAIDAPLNPWERIIPSPTWLMHSDRVGYESLGRLWQWLKGSSGEPGQE, encoded by the coding sequence ATGCTTTTTACCCTAAAGAAATACATTGGAGGGATGATGCTTCCCCTCCCTCTCCTGCTGATGTTCATTGCGCTCGGGCTGCTGTTAGTCTGGTTCACCCGTTTTCAACGAAGCGGTAAAATCGTCATTACGACGGGTTGGCTGGCGTTGCTGCTGTTAAGTCTGCAACCGGTGGCGGATGGGCTATTGCGCCCTATCGAAGATAAGTACCCGACGTGGCAGGGAAATCAGAAAGTGGAGTACATCGTGGTGCTGGGTGGCGGGTACACCTGGGACGAGAAATGGGCGCCCAGTTCGAACCTGATCAATAACAGCTTGCCGCGGCTCAACGAAGGGATTCGCCTGTGGCTGGCCAATCCGGGATCGAAAATGATCTTCACGGGTGCCGCCGCTCAAACCAACCCGATCAGTACCGCAGAAGCCGGGGCGCGCGTGGCGGAATCCCTTGGCGTGCCGCGCTCGGCGATTATTACCCTCGACAGCCCGAAAGATACGGAAGAAGAAGCCGCCGCCGTGAAACAGGCGATCGGTGATGCGCCTTTCCTGCTGGTAACCTCCGCCTCGCATCTGCCGCGGGCGATGATTTTCTTTGAACATGCCGGATTGCACCCGCTCCCGGCCCCGGCGAATCAGCTGGCGATCGACGCCCCGCTCAACCCGTGGGAGCGCATCATTCCGTCTCCGACCTGGCTGATGCACAGCGATCGCGTCGGGTATGAATCCCTCGGGCGACTCTGGCAGTGGCTGAAAGGCTCGTCAGGCGAGCCAGGGCAGGAGTGA
- the ycaR gene encoding protein YcaR, whose protein sequence is MDHRLLEIIACPVCNGKLYYSQDKQELICKIDNLAFPFRDGIPVLLETEARTLAAEESRP, encoded by the coding sequence ATGGATCACCGTTTACTTGAAATCATTGCCTGCCCGGTGTGCAACGGCAAACTGTATTACAGCCAGGATAAGCAAGAGCTGATTTGCAAAATCGACAACCTGGCATTCCCGTTTCGTGACGGCATCCCCGTCCTGCTGGAAACCGAAGCCCGTACGCTGGCGGCAGAAGAGAGCAGACCATGA
- the kdsB gene encoding 3-deoxy-manno-octulosonate cytidylyltransferase, which translates to MSFVVIIPARFASTRLPGKPLVDINGKPMIVHVLDRARESGAERVIVATDHEDVARAVEAAGGEVCMTRADHQSGTERLAEVVEKCGFSDDTVIVNVQGDEPMIPAVIIRQVAENLAQRKVGMATLAVPIHHAEEAFNPNAVKVVMDAEGYALYFSRATIPWDRDRFAQSKEAIGDTFLRHLGIYGYRAGFIRRYVTWAPSPLEQIEMLEQLRVLWYGEKIHVAVAEEVPGTGVDTPEDLERVRAELK; encoded by the coding sequence ATGAGTTTTGTTGTCATCATCCCGGCACGTTTCGCCTCAACCCGTTTACCGGGCAAACCTCTGGTCGATATCAACGGTAAACCGATGATTGTTCACGTGCTCGACCGGGCGCGCGAATCCGGTGCCGAGCGCGTCATCGTCGCCACCGATCATGAAGACGTGGCGCGTGCGGTGGAAGCGGCGGGCGGCGAAGTGTGCATGACCCGCGCGGATCACCAGTCCGGTACTGAACGTCTGGCGGAAGTGGTTGAGAAATGCGGTTTTAGCGATGACACGGTGATCGTTAACGTGCAGGGCGATGAGCCGATGATCCCGGCGGTCATTATCCGTCAGGTTGCGGAAAACCTCGCGCAGCGCAAAGTGGGAATGGCAACGCTGGCGGTGCCGATTCATCACGCGGAAGAGGCGTTTAATCCGAACGCCGTAAAAGTGGTGATGGACGCGGAAGGTTACGCGCTCTATTTCTCCCGTGCGACCATCCCCTGGGATCGCGACCGTTTTGCCCAGTCTAAAGAGGCCATCGGCGATACGTTCCTGCGCCATTTGGGCATTTACGGCTACCGCGCTGGCTTTATCCGCCGCTACGTGACCTGGGCACCAAGCCCGCTGGAGCAGATCGAAATGCTCGAGCAGCTGCGTGTGCTGTGGTATGGCGAAAAGATCCATGTGGCTGTGGCCGAGGAAGTACCGGGAACCGGAGTGGATACCCCGGAAGATCTCGAACGCGTGCGCGCAGAACTGAAATAA
- the mukE gene encoding chromosome partition protein MukE: MSLTNIEQVMPVKLAQALANPLFPALDSQLRAGRHIGLDELDNHAFLMDFQEYLEEFYARYNVELIRAPEGFFYLRPRSTTLIPRSVLSELDMMVGKILCYLYLSPERLANEGIFTQQELYEELLSLADESKLLKLVNNRSTGSDLDRQKLQEKVRSSLNRLRRLGMVWFMGHDSSKFRITESVFRFGADVRTGDDPREAQLRMIRDGEAMPLENNLQLNDEIEESQPDSGEEE, translated from the coding sequence ATGTCATTGACAAATATTGAACAAGTGATGCCAGTAAAACTGGCCCAGGCGCTGGCAAATCCGTTATTTCCGGCGCTGGACAGCCAGCTGCGTGCCGGTCGTCACATTGGTCTTGACGAGCTGGATAATCACGCATTTCTGATGGACTTCCAGGAGTATCTGGAAGAGTTTTACGCCCGCTATAACGTCGAGCTGATCCGCGCGCCGGAAGGTTTTTTCTACCTCCGCCCGCGTTCTACGACGCTTATCCCGCGCTCGGTGCTGTCCGAGCTGGACATGATGGTCGGCAAGATCCTGTGCTATCTCTACCTGAGCCCGGAACGTCTGGCGAACGAAGGGATCTTCACCCAGCAGGAGCTGTATGAAGAGCTGCTGAGCCTGGCGGACGAGAGCAAACTGCTCAAGCTGGTCAACAACCGCTCTACCGGCTCTGACCTTGACCGTCAGAAGTTACAGGAAAAGGTGCGCTCTTCCCTGAACCGTCTGCGCCGTCTGGGGATGGTCTGGTTTATGGGCCACGACAGCAGCAAATTCCGCATTACCGAATCCGTGTTCCGCTTTGGCGCTGACGTGCGCACTGGCGACGACCCGCGTGAAGCGCAGCTGCGCATGATCCGCGACGGTGAAGCCATGCCATTAGAAAACAATTTACAGCTCAATGATGAGATTGAAGAGAGTCAGCCGGATAGCGGGGAGGAAGAATAA